The proteins below are encoded in one region of Aequorivita iocasae:
- a CDS encoding DNA topoisomerase IV subunit B yields MAETQYTEDNIRSLDWKEHIRMRPGMYIGKLGDGSSPDDGIYILLKEVIDNCIDEFVMGAGKTIEVRIKDKEVKVRDYGRGIPLGKVIDVVSKMNTGGKYDSRAFKKSVGLNGVGTKAVNALSAFFKVESVRDNQIKAAEFSLGELTNDVAVEETTKRKGTKVVFMPDESIFKNFKYRNEYVEKMLKNYVYLNPGLTIDFNGEKFYSENGLKDLLMETISEEDCAYPIIHLRGDDIEIALTHSKTQYSEEYHSFVNGQNTTQGGTHLAAFREALVKTVREFYNKNYDASDVRKSIVSAISIKVMEPVFESQTKTKLGSTDMGGDLPTVRTFINDFVKTQLDNFLHKNPETADAIQRKIIQAERERKELSGIRKLAKDRAKKASLHNKKLRDCRVHLGDVKNERNLESTLFITEGDSASGSITKSRDVNTQAVFSLRGKPLNTYGMTKKIVYENEEFNLLQAALNIEDSMEDLRYNNIVIATDADVDGMHIRLLLITFFLQFFPELIKEGHLYILQTPLFRVRNKKETIYCYSEEERINAIEKLKPKPEITRFKGLGEISPDEFVHFIGNDIRLDPVMLDKSMSIEELLSFYMGKNTPDRQEFIIDNLKVELDRVEE; encoded by the coding sequence ATGGCCGAAACGCAATATACCGAAGACAACATACGCTCGCTCGACTGGAAAGAACACATCCGCATGCGCCCGGGGATGTATATTGGTAAGTTGGGTGACGGTTCCTCGCCCGATGACGGTATCTATATTCTTCTGAAAGAGGTGATAGACAACTGTATCGACGAGTTTGTAATGGGCGCCGGAAAGACCATCGAGGTTCGAATAAAAGACAAAGAAGTAAAAGTGCGTGATTACGGGCGTGGCATTCCATTGGGGAAAGTGATCGACGTAGTTTCAAAAATGAACACGGGCGGAAAGTACGACAGCCGCGCGTTTAAGAAATCTGTTGGGTTGAATGGCGTTGGTACCAAGGCCGTAAATGCGCTTTCCGCATTTTTTAAAGTGGAATCGGTTCGCGATAATCAAATAAAAGCTGCTGAATTTTCCTTGGGGGAGTTGACCAATGACGTTGCCGTTGAGGAAACCACAAAACGAAAAGGAACCAAAGTGGTTTTCATGCCTGATGAAAGCATTTTCAAAAACTTCAAATACAGAAATGAATATGTAGAAAAAATGCTGAAAAACTACGTCTATCTCAATCCGGGACTGACGATAGATTTCAATGGCGAAAAGTTCTATTCCGAAAATGGCTTGAAAGATCTTTTGATGGAAACCATTTCCGAAGAAGACTGCGCATACCCAATCATCCATCTTCGTGGAGATGATATTGAAATAGCCTTAACCCACAGTAAAACCCAATATAGCGAGGAATACCACAGTTTTGTGAATGGGCAAAATACCACGCAGGGTGGAACGCATTTGGCCGCTTTTCGCGAAGCTTTGGTTAAAACTGTACGCGAATTCTACAATAAGAATTACGATGCCAGCGATGTGCGGAAATCGATCGTTTCGGCAATCAGCATCAAAGTAATGGAGCCGGTTTTTGAAAGCCAGACAAAAACAAAACTCGGCTCAACCGATATGGGCGGCGATCTGCCCACAGTGCGGACGTTTATAAACGATTTCGTAAAAACGCAGCTTGATAATTTTCTGCATAAAAACCCAGAAACGGCCGACGCTATTCAACGAAAAATAATTCAAGCGGAAAGGGAAAGAAAGGAACTTAGCGGCATTCGTAAACTCGCAAAGGATCGCGCTAAAAAAGCGAGTCTTCACAATAAAAAATTACGCGACTGCCGGGTGCATTTGGGCGACGTGAAGAACGAACGCAATCTGGAATCTACTTTGTTTATTACTGAGGGAGATTCCGCAAGCGGAAGCATTACCAAAAGCCGCGATGTAAATACGCAGGCCGTTTTTTCACTTCGTGGGAAACCGTTGAATACCTACGGTATGACCAAAAAAATTGTATATGAAAACGAGGAATTCAATCTTTTGCAGGCCGCGTTGAATATCGAGGATTCGATGGAGGATTTGCGGTACAACAATATCGTAATCGCCACGGATGCCGATGTGGATGGAATGCACATTCGTTTACTTTTAATCACATTTTTCTTGCAGTTTTTTCCTGAATTGATAAAAGAAGGGCATTTATATATTTTGCAAACGCCGCTGTTCCGTGTTCGAAACAAAAAGGAAACCATTTATTGCTATTCCGAAGAAGAACGCATCAACGCTATAGAAAAGCTAAAACCAAAACCCGAAATCACCCGCTTTAAAGGTTTGGGTGAAATTTCTCCGGATGAGTTTGTGCATTTTATTGGCAACGACATCCGTTTGGATCCTGTAATGCTTGATAAATCTATGAGTATTGAGGAACTGCTTTCGTTTTATATGGGAAAAAACACGCCGGACC
- a CDS encoding DnaJ C-terminal domain-containing protein, with translation MEFIDYYKVLGLDKSATAADIKKAYRKLARKLHPDLNPNDKTAQQKFQQINEANEVLSDPEKRKKYDQYGKDWQHADAFEEAKRQQGSQGFGRQRTYTGGAQGFDESQFSDFFESMFGGGGFSRSGGRKQTAQFKGQDLNATLRLNLTDILKSQKQTITIGEKKIRLTIPAGVEDGQTIKIKGYGGEGMNGGPKGDLFITFEIFNNTRFKRLESDLYSTENISLYTALLGGEITIETLTGKVKLQVKPETQNDTKVKLKGKGFPKYKKEEQYGDLYITYKIDLPKNLSKKEKELFTELSKLR, from the coding sequence ATGGAATTTATAGATTACTACAAAGTTCTCGGGCTGGACAAGAGTGCCACTGCAGCGGATATAAAGAAGGCATACCGCAAACTTGCCAGAAAACTACACCCCGATTTAAACCCCAATGATAAAACTGCCCAACAGAAATTTCAACAAATAAATGAAGCGAATGAAGTGTTGAGCGATCCAGAAAAACGTAAAAAATACGACCAATACGGAAAAGATTGGCAACACGCCGATGCCTTTGAAGAAGCCAAGCGGCAACAAGGTTCACAAGGTTTTGGAAGACAACGCACCTATACTGGCGGCGCACAGGGTTTTGACGAAAGCCAGTTTTCAGACTTTTTTGAATCGATGTTTGGCGGTGGTGGTTTTAGTCGCAGCGGGGGGCGCAAGCAGACTGCACAGTTTAAGGGACAAGACTTGAACGCTACCCTTCGACTTAATTTGACTGATATTCTGAAAAGCCAAAAACAGACCATTACCATTGGCGAAAAGAAAATTCGGCTAACGATTCCTGCAGGAGTTGAGGATGGACAGACCATCAAAATAAAAGGTTACGGTGGCGAAGGGATGAACGGCGGACCAAAAGGTGATCTCTTTATCACTTTTGAAATTTTCAACAATACGCGCTTCAAAAGACTGGAGAGCGATTTATATTCCACTGAAAATATTTCACTTTACACAGCACTTTTGGGCGGCGAGATAACCATTGAAACCTTAACCGGAAAAGTAAAGCTGCAAGTAAAACCTGAAACACAAAACGACACTAAAGTTAAACTGAAAGGCAAAGGATTTCCCAAGTACAAAAAAGAGGAACAGTATGGTGATCTTTATATAACCTATAAAATTGACTTGCCGAAAAACCTTTCAAAAAAAGAAAAAGAACTTTTTACTGAACTTTCAAAACTGAGATAA
- a CDS encoding chaperone modulator CbpM gives MEREKYILVKHFCEKTHIEDTFVKNLFEYDLITYEKQDNDFFIDLKDIAEIERMFRLHNDLGINFEGLDAIKQMLKRMKKLEREMDLLQKRLRLYE, from the coding sequence ATGGAACGAGAAAAATACATATTGGTAAAGCATTTTTGCGAAAAAACCCATATAGAGGATACTTTCGTTAAAAATCTGTTTGAATACGATTTGATAACCTATGAAAAACAGGATAACGATTTCTTTATTGATTTGAAGGACATTGCGGAAATAGAACGTATGTTTCGCCTACACAATGATTTAGGCATCAATTTTGAAGGGCTGGATGCCATAAAACAGATGTTAAAACGGATGAAAAAACTAGAAAGGGAAATGGATTTGCTTCAAAAAAGACTGAGGTTGTACGAATAG
- a CDS encoding phosphatase PAP2 family protein, whose protein sequence is MRKTTILFTLLVSINLFAQQTNFNSTNSISHESAPQNNTETGSGDLSSDAENIHDLTSATNFNPTDKTVYDAQKSNSPYEWKWVRDGIWTGAALGASAYGLILIKNKEDLPLSEREKFLNEESLQKEIDKLNFLDQWVAGKHNKSANAISDIPFALSFAAPFAFLFDDEINDHTGQYVGLYIESLATTAAIYTITAGLVNRSRPYVYDNSGDTGDDRRFKNNGQRSFYSGHVAATATATFFAAKAFSDFNPDANGKVFVWAGAATLPAAVGVLRMEAGQHFLTDVLLGYVLGAGTGILVPELHKKKVENIDIYPSSGTSFNGDSYNGMAFRYTF, encoded by the coding sequence ATGAGAAAAACAACGATACTATTCACTTTATTGGTTTCTATTAATCTTTTTGCACAGCAAACCAATTTCAATTCAACAAATTCAATCAGCCACGAATCAGCACCTCAAAATAATACGGAAACAGGTTCGGGTGATTTAAGTTCAGACGCTGAAAATATCCATGACCTAACTTCAGCAACAAACTTCAATCCAACCGATAAAACCGTTTATGACGCCCAAAAAAGTAATTCCCCCTATGAATGGAAATGGGTTCGTGATGGGATCTGGACGGGTGCGGCACTTGGAGCTAGCGCCTATGGATTGATACTTATTAAAAACAAAGAAGATCTGCCTTTGTCAGAGCGGGAAAAGTTTTTGAATGAAGAAAGTCTACAAAAAGAGATCGACAAATTAAACTTTTTAGACCAATGGGTAGCGGGGAAACATAACAAAAGTGCAAATGCTATTAGCGACATTCCATTTGCACTATCTTTTGCAGCGCCTTTTGCCTTTTTATTTGATGACGAAATTAACGACCATACTGGCCAATATGTGGGACTTTACATTGAAAGTTTGGCTACAACAGCAGCTATTTATACAATAACTGCAGGATTGGTAAATAGAAGTCGTCCGTATGTATATGATAACAGTGGAGATACGGGTGATGATAGAAGGTTTAAAAATAACGGACAACGCTCCTTTTATTCGGGGCACGTAGCAGCTACGGCCACCGCAACCTTTTTTGCCGCAAAGGCTTTTAGCGATTTTAATCCAGATGCAAACGGAAAAGTTTTTGTTTGGGCAGGTGCCGCAACACTTCCGGCCGCAGTTGGTGTGTTACGGATGGAAGCTGGACAGCATTTTTTAACTGATGTACTTCTCGGATATGTTTTAGGAGCGGGGACCGGGATTTTGGTCCCAGAACTGCATAAAAAGAAGGTGGAAAATATAGATATTTACCCAAGCTCTGGAACCAGTTTTAATGGTGACAGTTACAATGGAATGGCTTTTAGATATACGTTTTAG
- the ychF gene encoding redox-regulated ATPase YchF yields MKAGIVGLPNVGKSTLFNCLSNAKAQSANFPFCTIEPNIGVVNVPDKRLLKLEELVKPERVIPATVEIVDIAGLVKGASKGEGLGNQFLSNIRETDAILHVLRCFDNDNIVHVDGNINPIRDKETIDIELQLKDLETVDKKLEKVKRAARTGNKDAQKEEAALLKVKSGLEAGISVRAIELSQEEREEFIANAQFITDKPVMYVCNVDEGSAATGNAYVEKVKEAVAGENAEVLVLAVGTEADITELETFEERQMFLEDLGLEEAGSAKLIRSAYKLLNLQTYFTAGVKEVRAWTIPVGATAPQAAGVIHSDFEKGFIRAEVIRYDDYVTYGSEAKVKVAGKMGVEGKDYIVKDGDVMHFRFNV; encoded by the coding sequence ATGAAAGCAGGTATCGTAGGATTGCCAAACGTAGGGAAATCCACTCTTTTTAATTGTCTATCAAATGCAAAGGCACAAAGTGCAAACTTCCCTTTTTGTACTATCGAGCCCAACATTGGGGTAGTGAACGTTCCCGATAAAAGATTGTTGAAACTTGAAGAATTGGTGAAACCCGAACGCGTAATTCCAGCAACTGTTGAAATTGTTGATATCGCAGGATTGGTAAAAGGGGCCAGTAAAGGTGAAGGATTGGGCAACCAATTTTTGAGCAACATCCGTGAGACCGATGCTATCCTACACGTTTTGCGTTGTTTTGATAATGATAATATAGTCCACGTTGATGGCAATATAAATCCAATTCGCGATAAAGAAACAATTGATATTGAACTTCAATTGAAGGATTTGGAAACGGTTGATAAAAAGCTTGAAAAAGTGAAACGTGCCGCGCGAACCGGAAACAAGGATGCACAAAAAGAAGAAGCCGCATTGCTAAAAGTAAAATCTGGATTGGAAGCAGGAATCTCTGTACGCGCTATTGAATTATCCCAAGAAGAAAGGGAAGAATTTATTGCAAACGCACAGTTCATTACAGATAAACCCGTAATGTATGTTTGTAATGTAGATGAAGGCTCGGCAGCCACCGGTAACGCCTATGTTGAAAAAGTAAAGGAAGCCGTAGCTGGCGAAAATGCTGAGGTACTTGTTCTGGCAGTTGGCACAGAAGCAGATATTACCGAACTGGAAACTTTTGAAGAACGCCAAATGTTTTTGGAAGACCTGGGACTTGAAGAAGCGGGTTCAGCAAAGTTGATCCGCAGTGCCTATAAATTATTAAACCTACAAACCTATTTTACAGCAGGTGTAAAAGAAGTAAGAGCATGGACCATTCCTGTAGGAGCTACTGCGCCGCAGGCTGCGGGTGTAATCCACAGCGATTTTGAAAAAGGGTTTATTCGTGCTGAAGTAATTCGGTATGATGATTATGTTACCTACGGCAGCGAAGCCAAAGTAAAGGTAGCTGGAAAAATGGGGGTAGAGGGAAAGGACTACATCGTAAAAGATGGCGATGTGATGCATTTTCGTTTCAATGTATAA
- a CDS encoding 4Fe-4S dicluster domain-containing protein codes for MAIIITDECINCGACEPECPNTAIYEGADDWRYADGTDLEGKVVLPNGKQVDANEAQEPVSDEIYFIVPDKCTECKGFHDEPQCAAVCPVDCCVPDDDHVESEEELLAKQAFMHKD; via the coding sequence ATGGCAATTATAATAACCGATGAATGTATAAACTGTGGCGCTTGCGAGCCTGAGTGCCCTAATACCGCAATCTATGAAGGTGCTGATGATTGGCGCTATGCCGATGGAACCGATTTAGAGGGTAAAGTAGTTTTGCCAAACGGAAAACAAGTAGATGCCAATGAGGCACAAGAGCCCGTGAGCGATGAAATTTATTTTATTGTACCAGATAAATGTACCGAGTGCAAAGGTTTTCATGACGAACCGCAATGTGCGGCAGTATGCCCGGTAGATTGCTGTGTTCCCGATGATGATCACGTGGAGTCTGAGGAGGAACTTTTGGCAAAGCAGGCTTTTATGCATAAAGACTAA
- a CDS encoding acyl-CoA reductase, producing MQLKQRINAFIALGTYLKRIAFENDYEEAKRIFQIAEAENGWFTQDNIRFALKSWSEALSEENIQQWISNYQMEETNPKIVAIIMAGNVPLVGFHDFLSVLITGNKVLAKLSSNDKTLLPFFSNYLISVEPDFKNYIEFTEGRLKDFDAVIATGSNNTARYFEYYFGKYPHIIRKNRNSVAVLTGNETEEELTALADDIFRYFGLGCRNVSKIYIPENYDFEAFFKAMYSWKEIIHNHKYINNYDYNKAVYLMDSFPLLDNEFLLLKEDNGFSSPISVVFYEKFSSFQKLKKVLEVQSENIQCVVSNANLPNEVPFGMAQTPDLWDYADGVDTVDFLLKLP from the coding sequence ATGCAATTAAAACAAAGAATTAACGCTTTTATCGCATTAGGAACCTATCTAAAACGTATTGCATTCGAAAATGATTATGAGGAGGCGAAAAGAATATTTCAAATTGCCGAAGCTGAGAATGGCTGGTTTACACAGGACAATATAAGGTTTGCGTTAAAAAGCTGGAGCGAAGCACTTTCAGAAGAAAATATTCAGCAGTGGATTTCTAATTACCAAATGGAAGAGACCAATCCAAAAATCGTTGCTATCATAATGGCGGGAAATGTTCCCTTGGTAGGTTTTCACGATTTCCTTTCAGTGCTTATAACCGGAAACAAAGTGCTAGCAAAACTCTCTTCAAACGACAAAACACTTTTACCCTTCTTTTCAAATTATTTAATTTCCGTGGAGCCGGACTTCAAAAATTATATTGAATTTACCGAAGGTCGATTGAAAGATTTTGATGCAGTCATCGCCACGGGCAGTAATAATACCGCTCGTTACTTTGAATATTATTTTGGAAAATATCCGCACATTATTCGCAAGAACAGAAATTCCGTTGCGGTGCTAACAGGCAATGAAACCGAGGAAGAACTCACGGCCCTTGCCGATGATATATTTAGATATTTTGGTCTCGGCTGCCGAAATGTATCAAAAATATATATTCCTGAAAATTATGATTTTGAAGCTTTTTTCAAGGCAATGTACAGTTGGAAGGAAATTATTCATAACCACAAATACATCAACAATTATGATTATAACAAGGCGGTGTATTTGATGGATAGCTTTCCGCTATTGGACAATGAATTTTTATTACTGAAAGAAGACAATGGTTTCTCCTCTCCTATTTCGGTAGTTTTCTATGAAAAATTCAGTTCTTTCCAAAAGCTTAAAAAAGTATTGGAAGTCCAGTCAGAAAACATACAGTGTGTGGTTTCAAATGCCAATCTTCCAAATGAAGTACCTTTTGGAATGGCGCAAACTCCAGATTTGTGGGATTATGCTGATGGAGTAGACACAGTTGACTTCCTGTTGAAACTTCCTTGA
- the serC gene encoding 3-phosphoserine/phosphohydroxythreonine transaminase, with translation MKKHNFSAGPCILPQSVLQKAAEAVLDFNNLNLSLIEISHRSKYFVEVMEHARNLALEHLGLQDKGYKALFLQGGASLEFLMVAYNLLEKKAAYLNTGTWSDKAIKEAKLFGEVVEVATSKSDNFNFIPKNFQIPKDADYFHCTSNNTIFGTQIHEFPESEIPMVCDMSSDIFSRQLDFSKFSLIYAGAQKNMGPAGTTLVVIKEDILGKVSRAIPSMLNYKVHIYKDSMFNTPAVFSVYVSMLTLEWLKDLGGISAIEKVNNQKAELLYNEIDRNPLFEGFVANKEDRSKMNATFNLKNDELKATFHNQLKQAGINGLNGHRSVGGYRASMYNALPLESVQVLVDVMQTVERGA, from the coding sequence ATGAAAAAACACAATTTTAGTGCAGGGCCCTGCATTTTGCCACAATCTGTTTTACAGAAAGCTGCGGAAGCCGTCTTAGACTTCAACAATTTAAATCTTTCATTAATTGAAATTTCCCATCGCAGCAAATATTTTGTGGAAGTAATGGAACATGCCCGAAATCTTGCATTGGAGCATTTGGGTCTTCAAGATAAGGGATATAAAGCATTATTTTTACAAGGAGGCGCGAGTCTTGAATTTTTAATGGTAGCCTATAATCTTTTAGAAAAAAAAGCAGCATACCTAAACACGGGAACTTGGAGCGATAAGGCGATTAAGGAAGCAAAACTTTTTGGGGAAGTTGTGGAGGTAGCCACATCAAAAAGTGACAATTTCAACTTTATTCCTAAAAATTTCCAAATCCCAAAAGATGCTGATTACTTTCACTGTACCAGCAACAACACTATTTTCGGAACACAGATTCATGAATTCCCGGAGTCTGAAATCCCCATGGTCTGTGATATGAGCAGCGATATCTTTTCGCGTCAGCTCGATTTCTCAAAATTCAGTTTAATCTATGCCGGTGCCCAAAAGAACATGGGGCCAGCAGGAACAACACTTGTAGTTATAAAAGAAGATATTTTAGGAAAAGTTTCACGCGCCATTCCTTCTATGTTGAATTATAAAGTGCATATTTATAAGGACAGTATGTTTAACACCCCGGCGGTATTTTCGGTGTACGTATCCATGTTGACTTTGGAATGGTTAAAAGATCTGGGAGGCATTTCAGCAATTGAAAAAGTAAACAACCAAAAAGCCGAACTTCTTTATAATGAAATTGACCGAAACCCTTTATTTGAAGGGTTTGTGGCAAATAAGGAGGACCGCTCAAAAATGAACGCTACCTTTAATTTAAAAAACGACGAACTAAAAGCCACTTTTCACAATCAACTTAAACAGGCCGGAATCAATGGTCTAAATGGTCATCGCAGCGTTGGGGGCTACCGCGCCTCTATGTATAACGCCTTGCCATTAGAGAGCGTGCAGGTTTTGGTGGATGTAATGCAAACCGTGGAAAGAGGCGCTTAG
- a CDS encoding D-2-hydroxyacid dehydrogenase, which produces MKILANDGISKSGITTLEKAGFEVLTVHVAQEQLQNYINEHKIEVLLVRSATKVRKDIIDNCPSLKIIGRGGVGMDNIDVEYARNNGIEVINTPAASSASVAELVFAHLFGSVRFLHDSNRNMPLDGDTKFKELKKNYGGGRELRGKTLGIIGFGRIGREVAKIALGCGMKVIASDNEVGEADITLDFYDGQTITLKIKTEPVSELIQHSDFITLHVPAQNGYVIDKEEISQMKKGAGIVNAARGGILNEKALLEAIEDGKISFAALDVFEEEPTPSIKVLMHDKISLTPHIGAATNEAQDRIGIELAEQIISLMAKA; this is translated from the coding sequence ATGAAAATATTAGCAAACGACGGAATCTCAAAAAGTGGAATCACCACTCTGGAAAAAGCCGGTTTTGAAGTATTGACCGTGCATGTTGCACAAGAACAACTTCAAAATTACATAAATGAACATAAAATTGAAGTACTACTAGTGCGCAGTGCAACCAAAGTGCGCAAGGATATTATAGATAATTGTCCCTCCCTAAAAATCATTGGTCGCGGCGGCGTGGGAATGGACAATATTGATGTGGAATATGCACGAAATAATGGTATTGAAGTAATCAATACCCCTGCAGCTTCTTCGGCTTCTGTAGCAGAATTAGTTTTTGCACATTTGTTTGGAAGCGTACGTTTTCTGCACGATTCAAACAGAAACATGCCCTTGGATGGCGATACAAAATTCAAAGAATTAAAGAAAAATTACGGCGGCGGACGCGAGTTACGTGGAAAAACACTCGGCATTATCGGTTTCGGAAGAATTGGTCGCGAAGTAGCAAAAATAGCCTTGGGCTGTGGCATGAAGGTTATTGCTAGTGATAACGAAGTGGGCGAAGCAGATATAACACTTGACTTTTACGATGGTCAAACAATAACACTCAAAATAAAGACCGAACCCGTTTCTGAATTGATACAACACAGTGATTTTATTACGCTTCACGTACCCGCACAAAACGGGTATGTAATTGATAAGGAAGAAATTTCGCAAATGAAGAAAGGAGCTGGAATAGTTAACGCTGCACGTGGCGGCATACTCAATGAAAAAGCACTTTTGGAAGCTATTGAAGATGGAAAGATTTCATTTGCAGCATTAGATGTTTTTGAAGAAGAACCTACACCTTCAATAAAAGTTTTAATGCATGATAAAATTTCATTAACGCCTCATATCGGTGCTGCTACTAACGAAGCACAAGACCGAATTGGCATCGAGCTTGCAGAACAAATTATAAGTTTAATGGCCAAAGCATAA
- a CDS encoding DUF937 domain-containing protein, translating into MASILDLLSSDIGKQLISGASAKTGQPTDKTASVLSMALPVILGAMQKNASTSQGAKSLNNALEDNKHDGSILSRLSSLLENQNEENGLTKDGAGILNHVLGGNQQKVQQGISNVSGVDASSVEKIIQMAAPILMGVLGNQKRKDNVGAEGLGDLLGSVMGESTHHDRSLIETLLDADGDGSVIDDIAGMVLGGKKKKSGIAGMLGGLFGK; encoded by the coding sequence ATGGCTTCAATTTTAGATTTACTTAGTAGTGATATAGGCAAGCAACTTATTAGTGGCGCTAGTGCGAAAACCGGTCAACCCACAGATAAAACAGCAAGTGTATTGAGTATGGCACTACCCGTGATTTTGGGCGCAATGCAAAAAAATGCTTCAACTTCCCAAGGAGCAAAAAGCCTGAACAATGCTTTAGAAGACAATAAGCACGATGGTTCTATTTTGAGCCGATTAAGCAGTCTTTTGGAAAACCAAAACGAAGAGAATGGACTAACAAAAGATGGGGCAGGTATTTTAAATCACGTACTTGGCGGGAACCAACAGAAAGTACAGCAAGGCATTAGTAATGTTAGTGGTGTAGATGCAAGTTCCGTTGAAAAAATCATCCAAATGGCCGCACCCATTCTTATGGGAGTCTTAGGCAACCAAAAAAGAAAAGACAATGTGGGAGCCGAGGGTCTTGGCGATCTTTTGGGTTCCGTTATGGGTGAAAGCACCCATCATGACAGATCGTTAATTGAAACACTTTTAGATGCCGATGGTGATGGGAGTGTGATTGACGATATAGCCGGAATGGTTTTGGGAGGCAAAAAGAAAAAAAGTGGAATTGCCGGAATGCTCGGCGGACTTTTCGGAAAATAA
- a CDS encoding DUF6146 family protein, translating to MKIFLLIAVFSFAFFSCGTGNTSINSSPIDGNTKKDTVRIANDSLEYEIIIVEPGFQSWLISQPPRGFYGQAKLEGKNRQFVAEYNSRVLQPNLYSRNLYGEQINYDPTIDYGYEVNYLLYNYFVYFQEKYNQKFVGGRN from the coding sequence ATGAAAATTTTTCTACTAATTGCAGTATTTTCATTTGCATTTTTTAGCTGTGGAACAGGAAATACTTCCATAAACAGCTCACCAATTGATGGAAATACAAAAAAAGATACAGTTAGAATTGCGAATGATAGCCTTGAATATGAAATAATAATTGTAGAACCAGGGTTTCAATCTTGGCTGATTTCCCAGCCACCACGGGGTTTCTATGGTCAAGCAAAATTAGAAGGGAAAAACCGACAGTTTGTAGCTGAGTACAATAGCCGTGTTTTACAGCCAAACTTATATTCCAGAAACTTGTATGGCGAACAAATAAATTACGATCCAACCATAGATTATGGATATGAAGTGAATTACTTATTGTATAATTATTTTGTCTATTTTCAGGAAAAGTACAATCAAAAATTTGTAGGCGGAAGAAATTGA
- a CDS encoding DUF6787 family protein: MVFAITGSSAAKLAAPLTDFFNITKEMGWYIYWPFRIFIILPIYKVLLVFFGWVFGEFDFFWNFAKKMLRSMGFKF, from the coding sequence TTGGTATTTGCAATCACTGGAAGTTCCGCAGCCAAGTTGGCTGCTCCGCTAACAGATTTCTTTAATATAACTAAGGAAATGGGATGGTACATATACTGGCCATTTCGCATTTTTATTATCTTGCCAATTTATAAAGTACTTTTAGTATTTTTTGGATGGGTGTTTGGGGAATTTGATTTTTTTTGGAATTTTGCAAAAAAAATGCTCCGAAGCATGGGATTCAAATTTTAA